In the genome of Triticum urartu cultivar G1812 chromosome 5, Tu2.1, whole genome shotgun sequence, one region contains:
- the LOC125509237 gene encoding enhanced ethylene response protein 5-like, whose translation MAAYLSMGEAHRRIADYLSRLDDAISQSDGADLASLLAISSAPASTPLSDALAAFPDFPRLASDRFPHLSDFLPPLLRAIHSHSLRRFGDAYSSFEKAASAFLQEFRNWETPWAMEAMHMVALEIRLLAEKADRELVMSGKNPDKLQAAGSFLMKVFGALAVKGPKRVGALYVTCQLFKIYFRLGTVNLCRSVIRSIETARNFDFEDFPVKDKVTYMYYTGRLEVFNENFLVADQKLTYALMHCNPQSESNLRKILKFLIPVKLSIGVLPRRTLLEKYNLLEYADIVTSLRRGDLRLLKQALDRHEDQLLKCGVYLVLEKLELQVYRRLVKKIHIIQREKEPSKAHQIKLDVLVKTLQWLGITMDVDEVECIMACLIYKNLIKGYFAHKSKVLVLSKQDPFPKLNGKPV comes from the exons ATGGCGGCGTACCTGAGCATGGGCGAGGCGCACCGCCGCATCGCCGACTACCTCTCCCGCTTGGACGACGCTATCTCTCAGTCCGACGGCGCCGACCTCGCGTCTCTCCTCGCCATCTCCTCGGCGCCCGCCTCCACCCCGCTCTCCGACGCGCTCGCCGCTTTTCCGGATTTTCCCCGCCTCGCCTCCGACCGCTTCCCCCACCTCTCCGACTTCCTCCCCCCGCTCCTCCGCGCCATCCACTCCCACTCCCTCCGCCGCTTCGGGGACGCTTACTCCTCCTTCGAGAAGGCTGCTAG CGCGTTCCTGCAGGAGTTCCGGAACTGGGAGACTCCTTGGGCGATGGAGGCGATGCACATGGTGGCGCTTGAGATCAGGCTGCTAGCTGAGAAG GCAGACAGGGAGCTTGTGATGAGCGGGAAGAACCCAGACAAGCTGCAGGCTGCTGGGTCCTTCCTGATGAAGGTTTTTGGGGCACTTGCG GTTAAAGGACCTAAGCGCGTTGGGGCACTGTATGTTACCTGCCAGCTGTTTAAAATTTATTTCAGG CTTGGTACTGTTAACCTTTGCCGTAGTGTCATAAGGAGTATCGAAACAGCTAGGAATTTTGATTTTGAAGATTTTCCAGTGAAAGATAAG GTCACTTATATGTATTATACAGGTCGCTTGGAGGTGTTTAATGAGAATTTTCTTGTT GCTGATCAGAAACTAACTTATGCTTTGATGCATTGTAATCCTCAAAGCGAATCAAATTTGAG GAAAATTTTGAAGTTCCTAATCCCTGTAAAGCTGTCAATTGGTGTATTGCCAAGGAGGACCCTCCTGGAGAAGTACAATCTGCTTGAG TATGCAGATATTGTGACCTCACTTAGGAGAGGGGATCTCAGGCTCCTTAAGCAAGCCCTTGATAGACATGAAGACCA GTTACTAAAATGTGGTGTCTACCTTGTGTTGGAGAAACTTGAACTCCAGGTCTACCGAAGATTAGTGAAGAAAAT CCATATCATACAGAGGGAGAAGGAACCATCGAAGGCGCATCAAATCAAGCTAGATGTCTTGGTAAAGACTCTCCAATGGCTTGGAATCACCATGGATGTGGATGAG GTGGAATGCATCATGGCGTGCCTGATATACAAGAATCTCATAAAAGGATACTTTGCCCACAAAAGCAAAGTTCTTGTCCTTAGCAAACAAGACCCCTTCCCAAAGTTGAACGGAAAACCCGTTTAG